One genomic segment of Fervidobacterium pennivorans includes these proteins:
- a CDS encoding phosphatidate cytidylyltransferase codes for MQEQNNTNKSLEKSNSLKRETIQRVISAFIVAPFVVFCFVSYPSLVGLVATIVMISSGEFFFTTLKKHDPWLSIIYTALVTTYPVLYGIVFRNNPMELLAAVFMVGAIFALSRVKNREIITEVYFAYSIALIYISFLLSFFIPLYDKHGAAIALLTLTLSWSYDSFAFAFGMTMGKHKFGSYYSPNKSWEGFYGGVFGTFIYILIYQFVANNVFKARMHIDLLLALILTFVTGIFDTFGDIFESSIKRHYGVKHMGNLMPGHGGMLDRIDGLLFMTPVIYIVLNLLY; via the coding sequence ATGCAGGAGCAAAATAACACTAATAAAAGTTTGGAAAAGAGCAATTCGTTGAAAAGAGAGACTATACAAAGGGTTATAAGCGCGTTCATAGTTGCTCCATTTGTCGTATTTTGTTTTGTATCGTACCCAAGCTTGGTTGGGCTTGTTGCAACCATTGTTATGATATCTTCTGGGGAATTTTTCTTTACCACACTGAAGAAACATGATCCTTGGCTTTCTATAATTTACACAGCTTTAGTTACAACCTACCCAGTTCTTTATGGTATTGTGTTCCGCAACAATCCGATGGAGTTGTTGGCTGCCGTTTTTATGGTTGGAGCAATCTTCGCACTAAGCAGGGTTAAGAACAGAGAGATAATAACGGAGGTATATTTTGCATACTCTATAGCCCTAATTTACATAAGCTTTTTGCTTTCGTTTTTCATACCGTTGTATGACAAACACGGAGCAGCAATCGCATTACTCACACTAACACTTTCCTGGTCTTACGATAGTTTTGCCTTTGCGTTTGGTATGACTATGGGCAAACACAAATTCGGAAGCTATTACAGTCCGAACAAAAGCTGGGAAGGGTTTTACGGTGGGGTATTTGGAACATTCATTTATATCTTGATATACCAATTTGTTGCAAACAATGTTTTTAAAGCCCGTATGCATATAGACCTTTTGTTGGCACTCATACTTACCTTCGTAACCGGAATCTTCGATACATTTGGCGACATATTCGAATCATCCATAAAAAGACATTACGGTGTTAAACATATGGGCAACCTCATGCCAGGACACGGCGGAATGCTCGATAGAATCGATGGCTTGTTGTTCATGACACCTGTTATTTACATTGTTTTGAATCTGTTATATTGA
- the uppS gene encoding polyprenyl diphosphate synthase, translated as MTREALPLTHIAFIMDGNGRWAKRQGRPRTYGHYVGAYKIEDVVRWCAERGVKYATFYAFSTENWKRPPEEVNFILGLLVEKIGEFYERMAKEHVRLRFIGRVHELPEPVRQKCYEYEEKTKQFDRIQAIIALNYGGRAEIIDAVKRILESSANPQDLDDETFRKYLYAPDIPDPDLIIRTSGEMRLSNFLIWQGAYSELYFSELLWPDFNEEELDKAIESYRRRERRFGGING; from the coding sequence ATGACCAGAGAAGCACTACCGCTAACGCACATCGCATTCATAATGGATGGAAACGGTCGATGGGCAAAGCGTCAAGGAAGGCCGCGAACATATGGTCATTACGTTGGTGCGTACAAAATAGAAGACGTTGTCCGATGGTGCGCTGAACGTGGCGTAAAGTACGCCACGTTCTATGCATTTTCAACGGAGAACTGGAAACGCCCACCTGAAGAGGTCAACTTTATATTAGGCTTGCTTGTTGAAAAAATAGGTGAATTCTACGAACGGATGGCAAAGGAGCACGTAAGATTACGTTTCATTGGAAGAGTTCACGAACTTCCCGAACCCGTTAGACAAAAGTGTTACGAGTACGAGGAAAAAACAAAGCAGTTTGATAGAATACAAGCTATAATCGCCTTAAATTATGGTGGTAGGGCGGAAATCATAGATGCGGTGAAGAGAATCTTAGAATCGAGTGCTAATCCTCAAGATTTGGACGATGAAACCTTTAGAAAGTACCTGTACGCACCGGATATTCCGGATCCTGATCTCATAATCAGAACCTCAGGTGAAATGAGACTAAGCAATTTTTTGATATGGCAAGGTGCTTACAGTGAACTGTATTTCAGTGAACTTCTTTGGCCAGATTTTAATGAAGAAGAGCTTGATAAAGCAATAGAATCTTACAGACGTCGTGAGCGACGTTTCGGGGGGATAAACGGTTAA
- the frr gene encoding ribosome recycling factor yields the protein MVNSFLKQAEEKMKKSVEKIAEELKHLRTGRATPAVLEEIKVDYYGVTTPVLQVAQVTTEERQLIVKPWERNLLSAIEKAILASDLGLTPVNDGTVVRINFPTPTTEQRQKWVKKAKEIVEEGKIAVRNIRRDVLKDVKDAKKEGKISEDDEKRLEKEIQNLTDKYIAELDKLFEKKEKEIMEF from the coding sequence ATGGTAAATTCCTTCCTGAAACAGGCAGAAGAAAAGATGAAAAAATCTGTCGAGAAAATTGCAGAAGAACTTAAACACCTCAGAACGGGAAGGGCAACACCCGCTGTTCTTGAAGAAATTAAAGTAGATTACTACGGTGTTACGACTCCTGTTCTTCAAGTTGCCCAAGTAACAACGGAAGAAAGGCAACTCATAGTCAAACCCTGGGAAAGGAACCTACTATCTGCGATAGAAAAGGCGATACTTGCAAGTGATTTGGGACTTACTCCTGTGAACGATGGAACCGTTGTGAGAATTAATTTTCCAACACCAACAACAGAACAAAGACAAAAATGGGTCAAGAAGGCTAAAGAAATTGTAGAAGAAGGGAAGATAGCTGTTAGGAATATCAGAAGAGATGTGTTGAAAGATGTCAAAGATGCTAAAAAAGAAGGAAAGATATCTGAAGATGATGAAAAAAGACTAGAAAAAGAAATACAGAACCTCACGGACAAATATATAGCCGAGCTGGATAAACTATTCGAAAAGAAAGAAAAGGAGATAATGGAATTCTGA
- a CDS encoding 2-C-methyl-D-erythritol 2,4-cyclodiphosphate synthase, translating to MQTTVVNKDNIDEVVSLIYEEKKEFYDELFGKNAPKYLKKAFESDIPPFVKKNCIVLQDGKNVDAVLLYATKAEFRHGYQKWFRVLGLKIIPVGAKMIYIIERILFDFSVDDLYIVSLAGEQKELLLYRFIKSSRYKKVIVDTIDPDLYERFSFNEGSHVHPKLKRFSKFCDYHTLTGLGWDTHPLVQGRKLILGGVDIQSQLGLHGHSDADVLCHALIDSLLGVSLKKDIGAIFPENDENKGRSSLEMLEIVVQTVNKSGFFPSSADCVIISPIKLKDYREKISEKLENVLGCPVSIKFKSGNGVYPESEMRGITAICVTNVDKV from the coding sequence TTGCAAACAACGGTTGTAAATAAAGACAATATTGACGAAGTTGTAAGTTTAATATACGAAGAAAAGAAAGAGTTTTACGATGAACTCTTCGGAAAAAATGCACCGAAATACTTGAAAAAGGCTTTTGAATCTGATATACCGCCTTTTGTAAAGAAAAATTGCATCGTGCTTCAAGATGGGAAGAATGTAGATGCGGTTCTACTCTATGCAACCAAGGCGGAATTTCGTCACGGATACCAAAAGTGGTTCCGTGTACTTGGATTGAAGATAATACCCGTAGGGGCAAAGATGATTTACATTATTGAAAGGATATTGTTTGATTTCTCGGTTGATGATTTGTATATCGTATCGCTGGCTGGAGAGCAGAAAGAACTACTTCTGTACAGGTTCATCAAGTCCAGTAGGTACAAGAAAGTAATAGTCGATACGATAGATCCTGACTTGTACGAACGTTTCAGTTTTAACGAAGGGTCACATGTTCATCCAAAATTGAAACGTTTTTCGAAATTTTGCGACTACCATACATTAACAGGTCTCGGATGGGATACTCATCCACTTGTCCAGGGAAGGAAATTAATACTTGGTGGAGTTGACATACAATCTCAACTTGGACTCCATGGTCATTCCGATGCGGATGTCCTTTGCCATGCGCTCATCGATAGCCTACTTGGAGTATCTTTAAAAAAAGACATAGGAGCAATCTTTCCAGAAAACGACGAAAACAAAGGGCGCAGTAGCTTGGAGATGTTGGAAATAGTTGTTCAAACCGTTAATAAAAGCGGTTTCTTCCCATCGTCCGCAGATTGTGTTATAATTTCACCGATTAAGCTGAAAGATTATCGGGAAAAGATATCAGAAAAGCTCGAAAATGTTTTAGGTTGTCCAGTGTCGATAAAGTTCAAATCCGGCAACGGAGTATACCCTGAGTCTGAGATGAGGGGAATAACTGCAATATGTGTAACCAATGTTGATAAGGTTTGA
- a CDS encoding DUF4899 domain-containing protein: MDLYFIKVRARSKGTAEEIVGYFFGKTNGAPDFDFLVVPFRYSELIDDITLEEDLREFKEKLEKAKQKVKELSGVYDVTIAFLAYLNNMMNRRGKIPLGIEFSTAIKENDIEVLKVIIGDLLEEWSPKMEVLVKAQGMLLEEYSAYTFLTMQEDFSDENVTRAYTRPDVADLPEVFPVIDPINGSSIVQFDVGDKIPVVILNPGKYEKQIREKFPNFDKDKLSIEATLLSKELVRVKGGNLYLIKVELKDGLVAKSLVSPALKILSDETYFAKKKKQREYEPKQTHEKYPKTIKVEIPSTTGTELLISLMTTLLITGALLIIVYLFSK, translated from the coding sequence GTGGACCTTTACTTCATAAAGGTAAGGGCACGCAGTAAGGGAACAGCGGAAGAAATAGTAGGATATTTTTTCGGAAAGACAAATGGGGCACCAGATTTTGACTTTCTGGTGGTTCCTTTCCGTTACTCTGAATTGATAGATGACATTACTTTGGAGGAAGACCTTAGAGAATTTAAAGAGAAACTTGAAAAAGCGAAACAAAAAGTAAAGGAATTGTCAGGTGTTTACGACGTTACCATAGCATTTCTTGCATATCTCAACAACATGATGAATCGGCGTGGAAAAATACCTTTGGGTATAGAATTTTCTACCGCGATAAAAGAAAACGACATTGAAGTGCTCAAAGTTATCATCGGTGACTTGCTCGAAGAATGGAGCCCCAAGATGGAAGTCTTAGTGAAAGCCCAGGGAATGCTTTTGGAAGAATACTCAGCTTACACTTTCCTTACGATGCAGGAAGATTTTTCTGATGAAAACGTAACAAGAGCTTACACACGACCTGATGTGGCGGATTTACCTGAGGTCTTTCCCGTTATTGACCCTATCAACGGTTCTTCGATTGTCCAGTTTGATGTTGGAGACAAAATCCCAGTCGTAATTCTTAACCCAGGTAAATACGAAAAACAAATCCGTGAGAAATTCCCAAATTTCGACAAAGATAAACTTTCCATAGAAGCAACGCTTTTGAGTAAAGAGCTTGTTAGGGTAAAAGGTGGCAACCTGTATCTGATAAAAGTTGAGTTAAAGGACGGATTAGTGGCAAAGTCACTTGTCAGCCCGGCTTTGAAAATTCTCAGTGATGAAACATACTTTGCCAAGAAGAAAAAGCAACGTGAATATGAACCAAAGCAAACACATGAAAAATATCCAAAAACCATCAAAGTTGAAATACCATCTACAACAGGGACGGAACTCCTTATCTCGCTTATGACCACTCTCTTAATCACAGGTGCCTTGCTTATTATCGTCTATTTATTTAGTAAGTAA
- a CDS encoding glucose-1-phosphate adenylyltransferase has product MTNVVALILAGGQGTRLGVLTEKIPKPAVQFGGKYRIIDFTLSNCVNSGIYRVGVLAQYRPHLLNKHIGIGKPWDLDRKGGGVTILQPYSTLTESVWYKGTADAVYQNIEFVDEYNPEYVVVLSGDHIYSMDYSEFVYYHVSKGALATIACMEVPISEAHRFGIMVTDIDYKIIDFQEKPKQPKSNLASLGIYVFNWDFIKQVLIEDAKDEASEHDFGKNVIPKILSTERVYAYPFEGYWQDVGTIMSYWETNLELVRPIPPFNIHDPNWRIYTRSEEMQPAYISPSGEVRNSIVSEGCEIHGLVENSIISQGVTIGENSVVRNSVIMTKVEIGDNVIIEDAIIAENTIIKNGCKIGLGEYAESKYDKKVYNSHITVIGMDTVVEEDCEFGKNVVVGNDKIVPKGTRLESGGYFL; this is encoded by the coding sequence ATGACAAATGTAGTTGCGTTGATACTTGCTGGTGGTCAGGGAACGAGGTTGGGAGTGCTGACTGAGAAGATTCCCAAGCCAGCAGTGCAATTCGGAGGAAAGTACAGGATAATAGATTTTACTCTGAGCAATTGCGTTAACTCCGGTATTTACAGAGTGGGAGTACTTGCTCAGTACAGACCCCATCTACTCAACAAACATATTGGAATTGGTAAACCTTGGGACCTGGACAGAAAAGGTGGGGGAGTGACTATACTCCAGCCTTATTCTACGCTAACTGAGAGTGTTTGGTATAAAGGTACTGCGGATGCTGTTTATCAGAACATAGAATTTGTTGATGAATACAATCCTGAATATGTTGTGGTTTTATCAGGTGATCACATATATTCGATGGATTACAGCGAGTTCGTTTATTACCATGTGTCAAAGGGTGCACTGGCAACCATAGCTTGTATGGAAGTGCCCATATCAGAGGCACACAGGTTCGGTATAATGGTAACTGACATAGACTACAAGATTATTGACTTCCAGGAAAAGCCAAAGCAACCGAAATCTAATCTCGCTTCCCTTGGTATTTATGTCTTCAACTGGGATTTCATAAAGCAGGTGCTTATCGAAGATGCGAAAGACGAGGCAAGTGAGCACGATTTTGGGAAGAACGTTATTCCAAAGATATTGTCTACAGAAAGGGTTTACGCATACCCGTTTGAAGGTTACTGGCAAGACGTGGGAACAATTATGTCTTACTGGGAGACAAACCTAGAACTTGTCAGACCCATTCCGCCATTCAATATTCATGACCCGAATTGGAGGATATATACAAGATCCGAAGAGATGCAACCGGCGTATATCTCTCCAAGTGGTGAGGTAAGAAATTCTATCGTTAGCGAAGGGTGTGAAATACACGGGCTAGTTGAGAACAGTATCATTTCACAAGGTGTAACTATTGGAGAAAACAGCGTAGTTAGAAACAGTGTGATAATGACAAAGGTAGAAATTGGTGATAATGTGATAATTGAAGATGCAATTATTGCGGAAAACACAATTATCAAAAATGGTTGCAAAATAGGATTGGGTGAATATGCTGAGAGCAAATACGATAAGAAAGTGTACAATTCGCATATCACTGTCATTGGAATGGACACAGTGGTGGAAGAAGATTGTGAGTTTGGCAAAAACGTAGTTGTCGGCAACGATAAAATTGTTCCAAAGGGCACCAGACTAGAAAGTGGCGGTTACTTCTTGTGA